The following proteins are encoded in a genomic region of uncultured Ilyobacter sp.:
- a CDS encoding ABC transporter ATP-binding protein, with amino-acid sequence MVVLKDIGKKYDNFQMRDFNLEIEKGEFVTLLGESGCGKTTLLNIISGLIEDYEGEVCIEGEKTRGKSPKEKGLSMVFQDSLLLPNLNVEDNVAFGLKMMGIRKKERLKKSKSVLEELGLGGFEKRHPYDLSGGQKQRVSIARALVMEPRLLLMDEPFSALDEGLRGKLQKLLKKIQKKHKSTVLFVTHDRNEAFYLSDKIAILDNGNLAQFDTPLNLYKKPSSPFVAKFIGINNIFTGKIKDGIFYNENIEFPVNFCESEKVCLALKSEDLRVTLEKKSGDNEVVLKGRIKDSSFKSGFYHFDIDIEGECIEVVQNRVEFSIENHMEIYVNYNKDNIILI; translated from the coding sequence ATGGTAGTTTTGAAAGATATAGGTAAAAAATATGATAACTTCCAGATGAGAGATTTTAATCTAGAAATTGAGAAAGGCGAGTTTGTTACCCTTCTAGGAGAGTCAGGATGCGGAAAGACCACCTTGTTAAATATAATCTCTGGCTTGATAGAGGATTATGAAGGAGAGGTATGTATAGAGGGGGAGAAAACCAGGGGGAAATCCCCTAAAGAGAAGGGTCTATCTATGGTTTTTCAAGATTCCCTATTGCTTCCAAACCTGAATGTAGAGGATAATGTGGCCTTTGGTCTCAAGATGATGGGAATAAGGAAAAAGGAAAGACTGAAAAAGTCAAAAAGTGTATTGGAAGAGCTTGGACTAGGTGGTTTTGAAAAAAGACATCCCTATGACCTCAGTGGAGGTCAGAAACAGAGAGTCTCTATAGCGAGAGCACTTGTCATGGAACCTAGACTCCTTCTCATGGATGAACCTTTCTCAGCACTTGATGAGGGACTCAGGGGGAAATTGCAGAAACTTCTCAAAAAAATTCAGAAAAAACATAAAAGTACGGTACTTTTTGTGACCCATGACAGAAATGAAGCATTTTACCTGTCAGATAAGATCGCCATACTAGACAATGGAAACTTAGCTCAGTTTGACACTCCATTAAACCTCTATAAAAAACCGTCCTCACCTTTTGTGGCAAAATTTATAGGGATAAATAACATATTTACCGGAAAGATTAAAGATGGTATTTTTTATAATGAAAATATAGAATTTCCTGTAAACTTTTGTGAGTCTGAAAAAGTCTGTCTGGCCTTGAAGTCAGAGGACTTAAGGGTAACACTGGAAAAAAAATCAGGTGACAATGAGGTTGTTTTGAAAGGAAGAATAAAGGACAGTTCCTTTAAAAGCGGTTTTTACCATTTTGATATCGATATCGAAGGTGAGTGTATAGAGGTGGTTCAAAACCGTGTCGAATTTTCCATAGAGAATCATATGGAAATCTATGTGAACTATAACAAGGATAATATTATATTGATATAA
- a CDS encoding CDP-alcohol phosphatidyltransferase family protein: protein MLDTHARKHVQPIIKKVANFFMKYNFTANQVTVLAFFMGISTGIFIYFKMPLMAIAVLWLSGLLDAVDGTIARVNGSTPFGTVMDITFDRLVEISVILGLAFRFSNTRMTMLILTCSIIFSMTVFLTTGMMAEKKGSKSFYYQAGVAERTEGFIFFTMMMIFTNYINPIGVVFFSAVIFTASQRLLEAKKILG from the coding sequence ATGCTCGATACACACGCTAGAAAACATGTACAGCCTATTATAAAAAAAGTGGCGAATTTTTTCATGAAATATAATTTTACTGCCAATCAAGTAACTGTCCTAGCTTTTTTTATGGGGATATCAACTGGGATTTTTATCTACTTTAAAATGCCGTTGATGGCCATAGCAGTCTTGTGGTTGTCAGGTCTTCTCGATGCAGTGGACGGAACCATAGCCAGGGTAAATGGATCGACCCCCTTTGGAACAGTTATGGATATAACCTTTGACAGGCTTGTGGAAATATCTGTTATATTAGGCTTGGCATTTAGATTTTCAAATACTAGAATGACAATGCTGATTCTGACCTGCAGCATAATATTTTCTATGACAGTCTTTCTAACCACTGGGATGATGGCTGAGAAAAAAGGAAGTAAGTCTTTTTATTATCAGGCTGGAGTCGCTGAAAGAACAGAGGGGTTTATATTTTTTACAATGATGATGATTTTTACAAATTATATAAATCCAATAGGGGTGGTATTTTTTTCGGCGGTTATTTTCACGGCATCCCAAAGACTTTTAGAGGCCAAGAAAATACTTGGGTAA
- a CDS encoding ABC transporter substrate-binding protein, giving the protein MKKFLILILILVAVACGKKEEDSIGLSYNWGKVEKSSRDAQVNIYMWGGSAEINKFMDTFVGKSLKDKNNITLNRIPITDIKDTVNKLIVENQAGKKNGSVDIIWINGENFKLLKESNVLWGDFVKNLPVREKVKQETLVSDFGEPINGLEAPWGETQFNFIYPSSKGTLPFTDHETLKEYVKANPGIFTYPAVPDFTGSAFVRNMVIDIIGEEKAQKMSNEEFETALEEVWAYFEELEPYLWRKGETYPESEGKLDILYANQEIGVTMGYAVNKASNKIASGEFSKDSKSFLLEKGTMFNNHYLSIPKNAKNKAGALYVINYLLSEEAQLAKQDPKNWGDSTILDMSKLAQKDRKNFETLGQSDALPTLEERATKRVRELSPEKLEIIEKGWLEKIGKN; this is encoded by the coding sequence ATGAAGAAATTTTTAATTTTAATTTTAATCCTTGTGGCAGTGGCCTGTGGTAAAAAAGAAGAGGATTCCATAGGGCTTTCTTATAACTGGGGAAAAGTGGAAAAAAGCTCTAGAGATGCACAGGTAAATATATATATGTGGGGTGGGTCTGCAGAGATAAATAAATTTATGGATACTTTTGTGGGGAAATCACTAAAAGATAAAAATAATATAACTCTCAATAGAATACCCATCACAGATATAAAAGATACAGTAAATAAACTTATAGTTGAAAACCAAGCAGGTAAAAAAAATGGAAGTGTGGATATAATATGGATAAACGGAGAGAATTTTAAGCTTCTAAAAGAAAGTAATGTTTTATGGGGAGACTTTGTAAAAAATCTTCCTGTTAGAGAAAAAGTCAAGCAAGAAACTTTGGTCAGCGATTTCGGAGAACCTATAAATGGACTAGAGGCTCCATGGGGAGAAACACAGTTCAACTTTATATACCCAAGTTCGAAAGGAACTTTACCTTTCACAGATCATGAGACTCTCAAAGAGTATGTAAAAGCTAACCCTGGAATTTTTACATATCCAGCTGTCCCTGATTTTACAGGAAGTGCTTTTGTGAGAAACATGGTTATAGACATAATAGGTGAAGAGAAGGCTCAAAAGATGAGTAATGAGGAATTTGAGACAGCTCTTGAAGAGGTATGGGCTTATTTTGAAGAGCTTGAACCCTATCTCTGGAGAAAAGGGGAAACCTATCCTGAAAGTGAAGGTAAACTTGATATCCTTTACGCCAATCAGGAGATTGGTGTGACTATGGGATATGCAGTCAATAAAGCGAGCAATAAAATAGCATCGGGAGAATTTTCTAAAGACAGCAAAAGTTTTCTTTTGGAAAAGGGAACTATGTTTAACAATCATTATCTGAGCATACCTAAAAATGCTAAAAATAAGGCAGGAGCCCTTTATGTAATAAATTATCTGCTGTCAGAAGAAGCGCAGTTAGCAAAACAGGATCCCAAAAACTGGGGGGATTCTACAATTCTTGACATGAGTAAATTAGCTCAAAAGGACAGGAAAAACTTTGAAACATTGGGTCAGTCAGATGCACTTCCTACACTAGAGGAAAGAGCGACAAAAAGAGTGAGAGAGCTTTCTCCAGAAAAGCTTGAAATAATAGAAAAGGGATGGCTAGAGAAGATTGGAAAGAATTAA
- a CDS encoding rhodanese-like domain-containing protein, with protein MKKLLISLIFLLVFVTGVANESSTAAKNYDQYSNSKILISPEKASEMLAADKNIVVLDVRKEPDYNKGHIPGSYQIWRPSFSADKGEYEYGGMRATREKMAEVLGSYGITGDTYLMIVSAKAEYDAARLWWILDMYGHEKMVLIDGGIDGWKNAGLPMVTETSAKPASVKYEFPKSEDTSKFATIEDVKKSIGDENTVVIDTRTDFEHDGLAQYKGAFAKGRIPSKYYVPWDKMVNEDKSFKSKEEMEAILAENGITRDKQIISYCQSGVRSAHMTFVLSQLLGWDNVKNYDGSWIEWSYNAVNGNVELEKTSLFKVFFGYMKSREKMEMLIGSLGVWAPAAYIIMYALITITCISVLPITLVGGLVFGGVKGVIYTAIGASLGLSLAFLIARYIARKPIESKFGNSEVFKKINEGVKNDGWFILATTRLIPVFPFGIQNYVYGLTSINFIQYSLLSTLFILPGTAVFVLLAGAVASGDKATAIKMSLSASLIFFALTVITKIIAKKSKAFVKSV; from the coding sequence ATGAAAAAACTACTTATTTCTTTAATCTTTTTATTGGTATTTGTGACTGGAGTAGCTAACGAAAGTTCTACAGCGGCTAAAAATTATGATCAGTATTCAAATTCAAAAATACTGATCAGCCCTGAAAAAGCAAGTGAGATGCTTGCAGCTGACAAAAATATAGTTGTCTTAGATGTGAGAAAAGAGCCTGATTATAACAAGGGTCACATACCTGGTTCATATCAGATCTGGAGACCGTCTTTTTCTGCAGATAAAGGTGAGTATGAGTACGGTGGTATGAGGGCTACAAGGGAAAAAATGGCTGAAGTTCTCGGAAGTTATGGGATAACTGGTGACACATACCTTATGATAGTTAGTGCAAAGGCAGAATATGATGCCGCTAGATTATGGTGGATCCTAGACATGTATGGCCATGAAAAAATGGTTCTTATAGACGGCGGAATAGATGGATGGAAAAATGCAGGATTGCCAATGGTAACAGAGACTTCTGCAAAACCTGCTTCTGTAAAATATGAATTTCCAAAGTCAGAGGACACCTCTAAGTTTGCCACTATAGAGGATGTGAAAAAAAGTATAGGGGATGAAAATACAGTCGTAATAGATACAAGGACAGACTTTGAACATGATGGACTAGCTCAGTATAAAGGAGCCTTTGCCAAAGGAAGAATCCCAAGTAAATATTATGTTCCTTGGGATAAAATGGTAAATGAGGATAAAAGCTTCAAGTCAAAAGAAGAGATGGAGGCTATCCTTGCAGAAAACGGAATCACCAGAGATAAGCAGATTATCTCTTATTGTCAGTCGGGAGTAAGATCGGCTCATATGACCTTTGTATTGAGTCAGCTATTAGGCTGGGACAACGTAAAGAACTATGATGGTTCTTGGATTGAGTGGTCTTATAATGCAGTGAATGGAAATGTAGAACTTGAAAAAACAAGTCTTTTCAAAGTCTTTTTCGGCTATATGAAATCTAGAGAAAAAATGGAAATGTTAATCGGAAGTCTTGGGGTATGGGCTCCTGCAGCATATATAATCATGTATGCCCTTATAACAATTACTTGTATATCTGTACTACCTATAACTTTAGTGGGTGGGCTTGTATTTGGAGGAGTAAAAGGGGTTATTTATACTGCAATCGGTGCTTCTCTCGGACTTTCCTTGGCATTTTTGATAGCTAGATATATTGCTAGAAAGCCTATTGAATCTAAATTTGGGAATTCAGAGGTCTTTAAAAAGATAAACGAAGGGGTCAAAAATGATGGTTGGTTTATCCTAGCCACAACAAGACTAATTCCAGTTTTCCCATTTGGGATACAGAATTATGTTTACGGACTTACATCGATTAACTTTATTCAATATTCATTATTGTCTACCTTATTTATTCTTCCAGGAACAGCTGTTTTTGTCCTCTTGGCAGGGGCAGTAGCATCGGGAGATAAGGCTACGGCTATAAAGATGTCTCTTAGTGCATCACTGATATTCTTTGCATTGACGGTAATAACCAAAATAATAGCTAAAAAATCAAAAGCTTTTGTAAAATCAGTATAG
- a CDS encoding ABC transporter permease subunit, with product MERIKRYIYLMPVILFITLFFIYGFIYGLLQSFGLNKITGESVFTLEYYIKVLKSESFLDSLVFTSKMALCSSFLSLLISIGLLFFLYLNLKSRYFKGGYFKKIIESPLLVPYLVASYLILILLLQNGFISRCLVSTGIIESYREFPIITNDEKGIGIMLTYVWKTCPFVVMMSFPVLQRINKKWDAVAYIFGVGKIRFFFEVVLPLMGPSLLMSFFIIIAYMFTAFETPYILGVTYPKALAVMAYDMYSKGDLADRPNLMVINMFISLVSMTGGVLVYYLHKFTVGKNQRAWD from the coding sequence TTGGAAAGAATTAAAAGATATATCTATCTGATGCCTGTAATTTTATTCATAACTTTGTTTTTTATTTATGGATTTATTTATGGGCTGTTACAGAGCTTTGGACTGAATAAAATAACAGGAGAGTCTGTTTTTACATTGGAATACTATATAAAAGTCTTGAAAAGTGAAAGTTTTTTGGACTCATTGGTGTTTACATCAAAGATGGCTCTCTGCTCTTCATTTTTATCCTTATTGATCTCTATAGGATTGCTATTTTTTCTGTATTTGAATTTGAAGAGTAGGTATTTTAAGGGTGGGTATTTTAAGAAGATAATAGAAAGCCCCCTGCTTGTACCCTATCTCGTGGCATCTTATCTCATACTGATTCTTCTTTTACAGAATGGGTTTATTAGCCGTTGCCTTGTATCGACAGGAATAATAGAAAGCTATAGGGAGTTTCCCATCATAACAAATGATGAAAAAGGAATAGGGATAATGCTAACCTATGTATGGAAAACCTGCCCCTTTGTAGTTATGATGTCTTTTCCGGTTCTTCAGAGGATAAATAAAAAATGGGATGCAGTGGCCTATATTTTTGGTGTAGGAAAAATTAGATTTTTTTTCGAAGTGGTGCTTCCATTGATGGGGCCCTCTCTTCTTATGAGTTTTTTTATTATAATTGCTTATATGTTTACGGCATTTGAAACTCCCTATATACTTGGAGTGACCTACCCAAAGGCTCTGGCAGTAATGGCTTACGACATGTACTCTAAGGGAGATCTTGCTGACAGGCCAAACCTTATGGTTATAAACATGTTTATTTCATTGGTCAGTATGACAGGGGGAGTACTGGTATACTATCTTCATAAGTTCACCGTAGGTAAAAATCAAAGGGCGTGGGATTAG
- a CDS encoding pyridoxal 5'-phosphate synthase — protein MVSDLRIYKGDYERGKIPIKDFQEYPLEHLHEWLIEAYEKGEKFPNTMTLSTVTQSGVTMSTVPLKSFKNEKLRFFSSYDKYYNSELGSKSSVGVHFFFKKTKRQIFIRGDLEKIPESESKDYFNEQPKENKIMIWATKEGKTILKEEELKDHFDQIRDKFKDNSIPCPEFWGGYDITPKYIEFFEGIEGGVHQKLIYQLINGKWTKKKTTS, from the coding sequence ATGGTTTCAGATCTTAGAATTTATAAAGGAGATTATGAAAGAGGAAAAATACCTATCAAAGATTTCCAGGAATACCCACTAGAGCATCTTCACGAATGGCTTATAGAAGCATATGAAAAAGGCGAAAAATTTCCAAATACTATGACTCTTAGCACAGTAACTCAGTCTGGTGTCACAATGAGTACTGTTCCTCTAAAATCCTTTAAAAATGAAAAACTCAGATTTTTTAGCAGTTATGACAAGTACTATAATTCAGAATTAGGTTCCAAAAGCTCTGTGGGTGTTCATTTCTTTTTCAAAAAAACAAAAAGACAGATCTTTATAAGAGGTGACCTCGAAAAAATACCTGAATCGGAATCTAAGGATTATTTTAATGAACAACCAAAGGAAAATAAAATCATGATATGGGCTACTAAGGAAGGAAAGACAATCTTAAAAGAAGAGGAACTAAAAGATCATTTTGATCAAATCAGAGACAAATTCAAAGACAACTCTATTCCCTGTCCTGAATTTTGGGGAGGTTACGATATAACTCCCAAATATATAGAATTCTTTGAGGGTATAGAGGGTGGAGTACATCAAAAATTAATCTATCAGCTTATTAATGGAAAATGGACGAAGAAAAAAACTACATCTTAG
- a CDS encoding ABC transporter permease subunit: MKRLVMKTLGAIIMLAFIMPFGALIYESLNLDSWLYIINDKKTYDASITTIVTALLTLFLNIILGTPAANILARKNFKGKNVIQGLIFLPLIIPSFVSSMGIYFTFIRLGLSETLIGVVFIHTVLTLPYYIHSTTIGYKTLNENYDIVGKMLGANRMQRFFYITLPHIMPSVIAGGSLVIIVSFAQYLNTLIIGGGKVLTIPILMFPYISGGNIKVGAVYSVLYIFINFSLLFILERKVKRIYNKKMTGDIVW; encoded by the coding sequence ATGAAAAGATTAGTGATGAAAACACTAGGAGCTATTATAATGTTAGCTTTTATAATGCCCTTTGGGGCTCTTATATATGAAAGTTTGAACCTTGATTCATGGCTTTATATAATAAATGACAAAAAAACCTATGATGCTTCGATAACAACTATTGTAACGGCTCTGTTGACACTTTTCCTAAATATTATATTAGGGACTCCGGCGGCAAATATACTGGCAAGAAAGAATTTTAAAGGGAAAAATGTTATCCAGGGTCTAATTTTTCTTCCTCTGATTATTCCCTCTTTTGTCAGCAGTATGGGGATCTATTTTACTTTTATCAGGCTAGGACTCTCAGAAACTCTTATAGGGGTGGTATTTATACATACGGTACTTACCCTGCCCTATTATATCCATTCTACAACAATAGGGTATAAAACTCTCAATGAAAATTATGATATAGTCGGTAAGATGCTAGGAGCCAACAGAATGCAGAGATTTTTTTATATTACTTTACCTCATATTATGCCTTCTGTAATAGCTGGTGGGAGCCTGGTAATAATAGTATCCTTTGCACAATACTTAAATACCCTCATAATAGGAGGTGGAAAGGTTTTGACCATCCCTATCTTGATGTTTCCATATATATCTGGAGGGAATATAAAGGTGGGGGCTGTATACAGTGTATTATATATATTCATAAATTTCTCTTTGCTCTTTATTTTAGAGAGAAAAGTAAAGAGAATCTACAATAAAAAAATGACAGGGGATATAGTATGGTAG